From Micromonospora sp. NBC_01699, a single genomic window includes:
- a CDS encoding putative Ig domain-containing protein — translation MSPTPRVRALTGALALVLTVAALVLTPGPALAAGTTLFNQPFHDNTVSGTGPVSIPALPLLGGVNAACLSAAGNTTTGPLLSCPTSTDPQGAGKLRLTNATGGKTGGVFSAASVPTSQGLDITFNTYQYGGTSPGADGLAFVLAAVDPTNPMSPAMLGPSGGSLGYSAAFAGVTAGLSNGYLGIGIDPYGNFSNSTYQGSGCTNPAYIGPRIPGQVVIRGPGRLGVGYCGINSTATSSASPALALRAATRAASVVPVEVVINPTASSFTTVSGITVPAGAYRVRFTPVGGAATTLAGALPVVSPTLYPSANWLNANGIPKQLAFGWVGSTGSVTDFHEVDNAVAVTFNPVPDLNVAQTSYTGPSPQPGDPVNYTVTAGVDPGVNETVPVSVTQTLPTGVVPLGAFGTGWVCGAPSGQTITCTNGNGPFAAGSTLAPISVVGIVTASGVTPALIQTTTVATSSSNDSNPGYSTATTPVAPPAAPTGVTVTPATSPISGGIAVTVGGTNLTGATAIEIGTTAELQAGTPVVLLPCAAGPAAGCFTVNGNGTLAISSMPARSTPATVNVRIVTRGVAGSANYVYSSVPAAPAAPTATAGITSATVSWTAPADNGNPITGYVITPIRNGVTQPTQTFDASTTTRTLTGLTAGASYTFRVAAVNALGTGATSPASAAVVPYTLPSAPTITGVSAGSLSAVLGWSVPANGGSAITGYLVTPYVAGVAQPTRTFPSSTTSQTITGLTAGTTYTFRVAATNAAGTGPASAASAPVTVNAAPTLAFPAPPLGEVGAAYSDQLTVTGGTAPFTWTISTGALPAGLTLDPTTGLLSGTPTTAGSYPFTVSITDASALSATRDVTLVIAAAPTLTFPPPPAGKAYDAYSYQLTVTGGTAPFTWTISTGALPAGLTLDPTTGLLSGTPTTAGSYPFTVRVTDSFGQTDSRPVTLVIAPLGGLSISAPDVATLGVVHITTGVISGQLGLVTVTDDRGPASGNWIATVSITDFTTDPGSGGAPIPHDAVSYSSGPALVTTGIGTFVPQPGAELDVPRTAAEWHGQAGANSASWNPTIVVTYPPSVVAGAYSAVVTHSVA, via the coding sequence ATGTCACCAACACCACGGGTGCGCGCCCTGACCGGCGCACTGGCGCTCGTCCTCACCGTCGCGGCCCTGGTGCTGACGCCCGGCCCCGCCCTCGCGGCCGGTACGACACTGTTCAACCAGCCGTTCCACGACAACACCGTCTCCGGCACCGGCCCGGTGTCGATACCGGCGTTGCCCCTGCTCGGCGGCGTCAACGCCGCCTGCCTCTCCGCCGCCGGCAACACCACCACCGGCCCGTTGCTGAGCTGCCCCACCTCCACCGACCCCCAGGGCGCCGGGAAGCTACGGCTGACCAACGCCACCGGCGGCAAAACCGGAGGAGTCTTCAGCGCGGCCAGCGTGCCGACCTCGCAGGGCCTGGACATCACCTTCAACACCTACCAGTACGGCGGCACCAGCCCCGGCGCCGACGGACTCGCCTTCGTACTCGCCGCGGTCGACCCGACCAACCCGATGTCACCGGCCATGCTCGGCCCCAGCGGCGGATCGCTCGGCTACTCGGCGGCGTTCGCCGGTGTGACCGCCGGACTGTCCAACGGCTACCTCGGCATCGGCATCGACCCCTACGGCAACTTCAGCAACAGCACCTACCAGGGCTCCGGCTGCACCAACCCGGCGTACATCGGGCCACGGATCCCGGGACAGGTAGTCATCCGTGGACCCGGTCGCCTCGGCGTCGGCTACTGCGGTATCAACAGCACCGCCACCAGCAGCGCCTCGCCGGCCCTGGCGCTGCGCGCCGCCACCCGGGCGGCCTCCGTCGTACCGGTCGAAGTGGTGATCAACCCGACCGCGTCGTCGTTCACCACCGTCTCCGGGATCACCGTCCCCGCCGGCGCCTACCGGGTCCGGTTCACCCCCGTCGGTGGGGCAGCGACCACCCTGGCCGGCGCCCTGCCGGTGGTGTCGCCGACCCTCTATCCGTCGGCGAACTGGCTCAACGCGAACGGCATCCCGAAGCAGCTCGCCTTCGGCTGGGTCGGGTCGACCGGATCGGTGACCGACTTCCACGAGGTCGACAACGCGGTAGCGGTCACCTTCAACCCGGTCCCCGACCTGAACGTGGCCCAGACCAGCTACACCGGCCCGTCGCCGCAACCCGGCGACCCGGTCAACTACACCGTCACCGCCGGTGTGGACCCCGGTGTGAACGAAACCGTACCGGTCTCGGTCACCCAGACCCTGCCGACCGGTGTCGTACCGCTCGGCGCCTTCGGCACCGGGTGGGTCTGCGGCGCACCATCCGGACAGACGATCACCTGCACCAACGGCAACGGGCCGTTCGCCGCCGGCAGCACCCTGGCACCGATCTCGGTCGTCGGCATCGTCACCGCCAGTGGGGTCACCCCCGCGCTGATCCAGACCACGACCGTGGCCACCTCCTCCTCCAACGACTCGAACCCCGGATACTCCACCGCCACCACACCGGTCGCCCCGCCCGCCGCACCGACCGGCGTCACCGTCACCCCGGCGACCAGCCCGATCTCCGGCGGCATCGCGGTCACCGTCGGCGGCACCAACCTCACCGGCGCCACCGCCATCGAGATCGGCACCACCGCCGAACTACAGGCCGGTACGCCGGTCGTCCTGCTGCCCTGCGCCGCCGGTCCGGCCGCCGGCTGCTTCACCGTCAACGGCAACGGCACCCTCGCCATCTCCTCCATGCCCGCCCGATCCACACCGGCCACGGTGAACGTCAGGATCGTCACCCGGGGTGTCGCCGGGTCGGCGAACTACGTCTACAGCTCCGTCCCGGCCGCGCCCGCCGCGCCGACCGCCACCGCCGGCATCACCAGCGCCACCGTGAGCTGGACCGCCCCGGCGGACAACGGCAACCCGATCACCGGGTACGTGATCACCCCGATCCGCAACGGGGTGACCCAGCCGACCCAGACCTTCGACGCCTCCACCACCACCCGCACCCTGACCGGGCTCACCGCGGGTGCGTCGTACACCTTCCGGGTCGCGGCGGTCAACGCCCTGGGCACCGGTGCGACCAGCCCCGCCTCGGCGGCGGTGGTGCCGTACACGCTGCCGTCGGCGCCCACGATCACCGGCGTCAGCGCCGGCAGCCTCTCCGCCGTACTGGGGTGGAGCGTGCCGGCGAACGGGGGCTCGGCGATCACGGGTTACCTGGTCACCCCGTACGTCGCCGGGGTGGCGCAGCCGACCCGTACCTTTCCCTCGTCGACCACCAGCCAGACGATCACGGGGTTGACCGCCGGCACCACGTACACGTTCCGGGTTGCCGCGACCAACGCCGCCGGCACCGGTCCGGCCTCCGCCGCGTCCGCTCCGGTGACCGTCAACGCGGCGCCGACCCTGGCGTTCCCCGCACCACCGCTCGGCGAGGTCGGTGCCGCCTACAGCGACCAACTGACCGTCACCGGCGGTACGGCACCGTTCACCTGGACGATCAGCACCGGCGCCCTACCGGCCGGACTGACCCTCGACCCGACCACCGGCCTGCTCTCCGGCACCCCCACCACCGCCGGCAGCTACCCGTTCACGGTCAGCATCACCGACGCCAGCGCACTGAGCGCCACCCGGGACGTCACCCTGGTCATCGCCGCCGCGCCGACGCTGACCTTCCCCCCGCCACCGGCCGGCAAGGCGTACGACGCCTACAGCTACCAGCTCACCGTCACCGGCGGTACGGCACCGTTCACCTGGACGATCAGCACCGGAGCCCTACCGGCCGGACTGACCCTCGACCCGACCACCGGCCTGCTCTCCGGCACCCCCACCACCGCCGGCAGCTACCCGTTCACGGTCAGGGTCACCGACTCGTTCGGACAAACTGACAGTCGACCGGTCACGCTGGTGATCGCCCCGCTCGGTGGCCTGTCGATCAGCGCGCCGGACGTCGCCACCCTGGGCGTCGTACACATCACCACCGGTGTGATCTCCGGGCAGCTCGGCCTGGTCACCGTGACCGACGATCGGGGGCCGGCGTCCGGCAACTGGATCGCGACCGTCTCGATCACGGACTTCACCACCGATCCGGGCTCCGGCGGCGCGCCGATCCCGCACGACGCAGTCAGCTACTCGTCCGGCCCGGCGCTGGTGACGACCGGGATCGGCACGTTCGTGCCGCAGCCGGGCGCTGAGCTGGACGTGCCCCGTACGGCCGCCGAGTGGCACGGTCAGGCCGGCGCCAACTCGGCCTCCTGGAACCCGACCATCGTGGTGACGTACCCGCCGAGCGTGGTGGCGGGTGCCTACTCCGCGGTGGTGACGCACTCGGTGGCCTGA
- a CDS encoding RNA 2'-phosphotransferase has product MEPAELRTVSKRMSRVLRHAPESVGLTLDANGWVPVPDLLAALSRHGRRITPEDLDAVVAGNDKQRFAVRTAPDGVAWIRASQGHSARVAVDLALTPVTPPELLYHGTGTVNVPAILAQGLRPGRRHHVHLSVDVATAVTVGRRRGGAVSVLVVDAAKLAARGHEFYRSDNGVWLTATVPPDAIRPSAESA; this is encoded by the coding sequence ATGGAGCCGGCCGAGCTGCGTACGGTCAGCAAGCGGATGTCCCGGGTGCTGCGGCACGCGCCGGAGAGCGTGGGGCTGACGCTGGACGCCAACGGCTGGGTGCCGGTGCCGGACCTGCTCGCCGCGCTGTCCCGGCACGGCCGGCGGATCACGCCGGAGGACCTGGACGCCGTGGTGGCCGGCAACGACAAGCAGCGCTTTGCGGTGCGTACGGCACCGGACGGGGTGGCGTGGATCCGGGCCAGTCAGGGGCATTCGGCGCGGGTGGCGGTGGATCTGGCGCTGACCCCGGTCACCCCGCCCGAGCTGCTCTACCACGGCACCGGCACGGTCAACGTACCGGCGATCCTGGCGCAGGGGCTGCGGCCGGGGCGGCGGCATCACGTACACCTATCGGTCGACGTGGCGACGGCGGTGACGGTCGGTCGGCGCCGGGGCGGGGCGGTGTCGGTGCTGGTCGTCGACGCGGCGAAGCTGGCCGCCCGGGGGCACGAGTTCTATCGCAGCGACAACGGGGTGTGGCTGACCGCGACCGTCCCGCCGGACGCCATCCGGCCGTCGGCGGAGTCGGCGTAG
- a CDS encoding class I SAM-dependent methyltransferase: MVGEPQVGDVFGELLRDTLAVATGVGPRPLVGGRLPRPVVEIIERDDGLINGAPAAHYLDGPADWQPYDHRAVGRVRGRVLDIGVGAGRIALELQDREVPVTGLDISPGAIRVARKRGVRDLVLGTVDEYATNRHRFDTFLLLGNNLGLIEGRDRAPAFLAALAALANPGAEIIAHGTDPYGTTDPVHTGYHERNRARGRLGGQLRLRLRYRELGTPWFDYLVCTPDELGELIRGSAWRLVDVDDADAPYYLATLRLVG, translated from the coding sequence ATGGTGGGAGAGCCGCAGGTCGGCGACGTCTTCGGCGAGCTGCTGCGGGACACGCTCGCGGTGGCGACCGGAGTCGGGCCACGTCCCCTGGTCGGGGGCCGGTTGCCCCGCCCGGTCGTCGAGATCATCGAACGCGACGACGGTCTGATCAACGGCGCCCCGGCCGCCCACTACCTCGACGGGCCGGCCGACTGGCAGCCGTACGACCACCGGGCGGTCGGGCGGGTCCGGGGCCGGGTGCTCGACATCGGTGTCGGTGCCGGCCGGATCGCCCTGGAGTTACAGGATCGCGAGGTCCCCGTGACCGGGCTGGACATCTCACCGGGCGCGATCCGGGTCGCCCGCAAGCGGGGCGTACGGGACCTGGTGCTCGGTACCGTCGACGAGTACGCCACCAACCGGCACCGGTTCGACACCTTCCTGCTGCTCGGCAACAACCTCGGGCTGATCGAGGGGCGGGACCGGGCACCGGCGTTCCTCGCCGCGCTGGCCGCCCTGGCGAATCCGGGTGCCGAGATCATCGCGCACGGCACCGACCCGTACGGCACCACCGACCCGGTGCACACCGGTTACCACGAGCGCAACCGGGCCCGGGGGCGGCTCGGCGGACAGTTGCGGCTGCGGCTGCGGTACCGGGAACTCGGCACACCCTGGTTCGACTACCTGGTCTGTACGCCCGACGAACTGGGTGAGCTGATCCGGGGCAGCGCCTGGCGGCTGGTCGACGTGGACGACGCGGACGCCCCGTACTACCTGGCCACGCTGCGGTTGGTGGGCTGA